The DNA region CATGTCCAGTTCATAATGTGTGAGCACCTGTGGCTCAGCTGAGCTTCACGTGCAACTCctcagttcagttcagtctCGTGACCTCCAGCTGCTGCCGGCCAGTCACGCGACAGTTCATTAAACTCTCGCGCTCTCTGCAGCTCCAGGACCGGGATCCTCGTGCAAAGTCCTACTCCTCTTTAACGGGACTCCGGGTTCGGCTTTCTGAACCCGTTCGGTACCAGCATCTCACGCGCCCCCCGGGAAACTCCACCCCCCCCTTTATCAGGCAACAGGCAGACCCGGTCCGGCTCAGCTCGGTCCGGCTCAGCTCGGTCCGGCTCAGCTCGGTCCGGTCCCTCTCTCAACACAAACGCCTTTATTCTTCTCCAGCAGGAGGACGGCTGTTTGGACTCCTTCTCACCGCTCTGCAGCGGTCTCACTCGGTTCGGCTCGACACGGTTCAGCGGTCCTGCAGGTCCAGGTACGGGACCCACTGGTTCCTGCAGCGGCTCTCCTCGCAGAAGCTGCTGACGTTCTGCAGGGCCGCGCTCTGCAGAGGCTGCAGGGGAGGGTTCTGCAAGAACAAACGAGGGGGGGAGAGACGGTGAGACTCCAGGTAACCACTGACGTCAGAGATAACATTGATTCTGTCTGCATCATTAAaacatcatctgtatcagtctGGAGGGGAAGGTGGACTTACAGTGACCAGGATGCAGTGCAGGTCTCGTGGCTCGTTGCCGTTGCTGTCCCCGGTGTCCTCTTCCAGCACGTGAGCCAGCCGCCTCACGCCGGACACGCGCAGGATGTTGATGTCATTGTCACAGCAGAAAGCCTGCAGCAGCGTGAAGTGGATCTGCAGCGCGATgtcatcttcatcctcctcatcagTGGCGAGGACGCACAGAACGACACTGTCCGGGTcactgcaggggggggggggaaccgGGTTAacatcaggacatcaggacTAACAGGGTCCGGTATCAGAAGAGGTACACTACACAGGATGTGGAGAATCTAACTTACACATTCATGAGCTTGGCGGACTCGTAGACTCCAACAGTGAGGCAGTCCTGCTTCTGAGCCGCAACCAGCAACTCCTCCAGAGCCTGACTCACCGTCTCCATcctgcaggaacacacacacacacacacacagttagaaaCGTGACCGAAACCAGCACAGCACGAACATCCAAACAGGATCTGCAGGTCTGAACGGGACCCACACTGGCACCCTGACTGTGCGTCATTACGCATCTCCAACTTACTTTTTCTCGGTGCTGTTGGATCCGACGACTTCTTCCAGAGTCATGTTGAAGTCAGTAAAATAATCCACAAGATCCAGGATAAGAAAAGATATCCACAGCGCGGACAGGCAGCTGTTAAAATCCCGGAATAGAGTCCAAAGAAAACGTTAATCCAGATCAGATCAGGTCCTCGGGTCCTTCAGAGTCCGTACAGAGATTCAGGGTTAGTccgtgtgtgagagtgtgtgaagaGATCTCTGCTGCTCCGACTCCAAACTCTCCTCTAGTTATACCCGCTCTGCGCAGGGGGCGTAACCCCGCCCAGCAGCGCTGCTCCTGATTGGCCGGCTGCTGTCAATAGATCCCCCGTACTCTGCGCTCATTGGCTGAGCGCACAGCAGACCCACGTGGGTAGTTTCGGAGAaacccccgctctctctctcccccctctctctctccccctctctctctccctcccctcgcTCCTCACACTTTCCCAGTTTGTTTACTGGGAGTGTTTCTGAGGAGGAATTTCCAGATCCTCCACCCTGCGCCTTTTCCCAGCTCGCGGAAACCTGCTCGTGCTGTAAAGGAAAGCTGCACAATTCACCAGAaccgagcccccccccccccccccccatagtgcatcacacacacacacacacacacacacacacacacacacacacacacacacacacataaaaatgtatgtatttttcAAATGGAGTCTGGTTCTTGTTCACTCTCTTAAGGGAAGCTCGAGCAGCTGATCAGCCCGTGTCTGAGCACGAGCAGCTTCTGCAGGTTGTGCACGAGcagagttaaaaataaaagagagaaatatgCACGAGGTGAAACTCACGAGAGATTCAGATGACTCTGCTTTATTGGGTTTATAACATTTGAAGACTGCAGAgattctgctgcagctcctctctgtTCTGGAAGCTTCAGCTGCAGCCTGCTGGCTCTGAATCAGTCCATCCGGGCTAAAAATATCCCGGGACACAGGCCCGGGCTGTTTACCGGCTGAAGTCTGCGCAGCCGCAGATCAGAATcagatgaaatgtgtttttatgattttaacTTGTCTGAAGTCATTCTGCTGCAGCTTGGTGCACATGCAGGTTTCACACCACATGATCTCTGATCTGaccagtgccccccccccccccccccccccctcactccgTGATCAGGTCCTGCAGGGATGATCTGATCCGTCTGCAGAGTAAAACCAGGTCTCAGACGCCCCCCTGTGGCTCCGCAGTGACACTGCAGCAGTGAAACCAGCAGGGCATGTCAGAACACGCCGGGACTCGAAACCTGTTCCCGGAACAAGAGCTCATGCAGGGGGGGTCCCGTCCCTGAAGGTCTCTGGGAGGTTTCAGGGTCCATTAAGGGGGTTTCTTAGTAACACATGAAACAGTTTGGGGGGTTTTGAGGAGAATTTGTTTTTCAGACTTTAACCTGAAAACAAACCTGCAGGTTTCACTTTTTAATCTCAAACATCTGTCACAACATCTGTGCACATCTTTATTCTCATCATCTCTGCACACTTTAAGTTTATTAACCCTTCAAACTCAGACCCTGTAATACAAACACTTAGTGGAGGTCACTAACGAGGCTTCATGGACGATTTAAGTCACACCTTCAGATTTAAGAGACATTACAAAAAGATTTGAGGCCTCAGGAAGtgttcactgttttattttgaaaggatgaGTGACATTATGAGATGTTTGAACATGTTGTTTTAGAGCTCCTATAAGAGGcgtttagatttatttatttattttacagggacatttcatattaataaacatttcagtaaatattccagagttagccaaaaggctcattttcatctgttgtctctggacagattttataaaaggctccctaaaaaaaaacaaattcaaacatcgctaaaaactacaaatagaaatatcatgacagtaatgaagcagccacaggagaaaatacataaactatgcaggatacacataaagcagcggttaatataaaacatgtatcTCATGCAGGACAGACGTGGAGCAGACATAACaatgtaccaaaaaaaacaagtattagtAAAAGCACGTATCCAATAACCTACTAAAGTAAATGTAACGTGCACACAACAAGAGGCGTTTAAGGGTTTCAGGATCTTTAAGTGTTCCAGGATGTTTGACTCTGCATGACGTCCACTTTAATGAAAACACCAgatttataaaatatgaaatccAACCCCGTCAAAATAAGAGTTCAGAGATGAAGGGAGATGTGGAGGAGAATTAAAAGTTTCCTGTGGTCCtgtggcgccccctgctggtatgATCTGGACCATGCCGGAGGGTTTAACTGCAGGATCAATAAGTCTAAATGATTCTAAAGATTAGTTTTTATCCTCGTCGTCTTCTTAAAGGATAAGAAGATGTTGGACTGAAGATTGAAACAGATTAAACGAGTCCTCTCTGATTTGAAGGTTAAAGACCTGAATGGAGGATTCATGATGGAACATGTTGATGAGAGTCTTTGGAGTCTCAGGTCACATGACGGCTCGTTAATGGATTTTATTATTATCACCCTGAAACCTGAAGAGTCGTTAGAGATCAGGAAGTGAGTGACGAGCCTCGTCagcaaccaatcacagctcgtCTTAATGAAAACATCTGATCCAGTCAATCAGCCGTCTGCAGCGAGAATCACTCTGATCTTTATTTAGGTGAAACTAAAACGATCACGTGATGTCAGAGTGTGAACGACCGTCGACATCACTGATGGatttattcatttcaaaatCAACAAAGG from Labrus bergylta chromosome 6, fLabBer1.1, whole genome shotgun sequence includes:
- the LOC110004320 gene encoding growth arrest and DNA damage-inducible protein GADD45 beta, which produces MTLEEVVGSNSTEKKMETVSQALEELLVAAQKQDCLTVGVYESAKLMNVDPDSVVLCVLATDEEDEDDIALQIHFTLLQAFCCDNDINILRVSGVRRLAHVLEEDTGDSNGNEPRDLHCILVTNPPLQPLQSAALQNVSSFCEESRCRNQWVPYLDLQDR